A DNA window from Impatiens glandulifera chromosome 7, dImpGla2.1, whole genome shotgun sequence contains the following coding sequences:
- the LOC124910560 gene encoding uncharacterized protein LOC124910560 — protein MDTRFRYVVDDPYSDAVDIHHVEVRKSSNGRFFNAAVFLAAASSVAFHLPTMVNERLIPQSLYWVFLFTAIFILKWVRPKVVKESVVIMPAFGIQLETHYTRGRTNRRFIPMHKILKPVLAECLTPMTCYWTLSLLMHGREEELILVFKDLRPPVGILVPVWKALCAAATDTCR, from the exons ATGGATACGCGATTCCGGTACGTAGTAGATGATCCATACTCTGATGCCGTAGACATCCACCACGTCGAAGTTCGTAAGAGTAGTAATGGTAGATTCTTCAATGCTGCAGTATTTCTCGCTGCAGCATCTTCTGTTGCCTTCCACCTTCCGACAATG GTAAATGAGAGATTGATTCCTCAATCTCTGTACTGGGTCTTCCTATTTACTGCTATTTTCATTCTTAAATGGGTTCGTCCTAAGGTTGTTAAAG AATCTGTTGTGATAATGCCAGCTTTTGGAATCCAACTAGAAACACATTACACCAg GGGAAGAACCAACCGTCGATTCATTCCCATGCACAAGATTCTAAAACCTGTTCTTGCTGAATGTTTAACACCAATGACATGTTATTGGACATTGTCTCTGCTTATGCATGGGAGGGAGGAAGAGCTTATTCTGGTTTTTAAG GACCTACGGCCCCCAGTGGGAATTTTAGTGCCGGTTTGGAAGGCTTTATGTGCAGCAGCCACAGATACATGTCGATGA
- the LOC124910084 gene encoding putative pentatricopeptide repeat-containing protein At3g23330 — MDFFTNMQAQGSHPNNLTFATILKSCCSMSNPLPIGKTIHARILRFDVAFDTVLENSLLAFYVKCSAFEYAEKVFDSMSVKDTVSWNIMIGVYLQSGDMEKSMDLFRRLNVKDTATWNTVISGHLQNGFGKTSLDLLYQMVQVGSSFNTMTFSIALLLASSMSILQLGLQIHARMLRIGTYFDGFLRNSLVDMYSKCGKMDKASLATNGNLCGSMVIGYLQNGLLGEGLKLFINMFRERVEINEFTLASVVSACANAGLLDFGLQIHSDIVKNGHMMDLFLRSSMIDMYAKNGQLDVSWSVFELENSRNLVLWTSMLSSCASHGDGRKAVGLFEEMLCRGIKPNEVSFLGVLTGCSHAGLLEEGCQYFRLMEEVYGFKPCVDHYMCMVDLFGRAGRFREMKDFVERNSLLGLGIILRSCLSSSLVHKDVEMAKWVSEKLVELEQPCVILSNNFANNNRWEEVSKTRDLMKERGLNKQLARSWVAT, encoded by the coding sequence ATGGATTTCTTCACCAACATGCAAGCTCAAGGATCTCATCCTAATAACTTGACATTTGCAACCATCTTAAAATCTTGTTGTTCTATGTCCAATCCACTTCCCATTGGCAAGACAATTCATGCCCGGATTCTACGTTTCGATGTCGCTTTCGATACTGTCTTGGAGAACTCTCTCCTTGCTTTCTATGTCAAATGTTCTGCATTTGAATATGCGGAGAAGGTGTTTGATTCAATGTCTGTTAAAGATACAGTTTCATGGAACATAATGATTGGTGTATATCTTCAATCTGGAGACATGGAAAAATCTATGGATTTGTTTAGAAGATTGAATGTTAAAGATACTGCAACTTGGAATACAGTTATTAGTGGGCATCTACAAAATGGGTTTGGGAAAACATCATTAGATCTTCTCTATCAAATGGTACAAGTTGGATCGAGTTTCAATACTATGACATTCTCAATTGCTTTACTTTTGGCTTCATCAATGTCTATTCTTCAATTAGGTCTTCAAATTCATGCTAGAATGCTGAGAATCGGAACATATTTCGACGGGTTTTTAAGGAATTCTCTTGTCGACATGTACTCCAAATGCGGGAAGATGGATAAGGCTTCTTTAGCTACTAACGGAAACTTGTGCGGTTCAATGGTTATAGGGTATCTTCAGAATGGTTTGTTGGGAGAAGgtttaaaactttttattaacATGTTTAGAGAACGGGTCGAGATAAATGAGTTCACTCTCGCGAGCGTAGTCTCTGCTTGTGCAAACGCGGGGCTATTGGATTTTGGTTTACAGATTCATTCAGATATTGTGAAAAACGGGCATATGATGGATTTGTTCTTGCGTTCGTCGATGATTGATATGTACGCCAAAAATGGACAGTTGGATGTTTCTTGGTCGGTTTTTGAGCTCGAGAATAGTCGGAATCTTGTGCTATGGACTTCAATGTTGTCTAGTTGTGCTTCTCATGGAGATGGGAGGAAGGCGGTTGGACTTTTCGAGGAGATGCTTTGTCGGGGAATTAAGCCAAACGAGGTGAGTTTTCTTGGGGTTTTGACTGGGTGTAGTCATGCGGGTCTGTTGGAAGAAGGTTGTCAGTACTTTAGATTAATGGAAGAAGTTTATGGGTTCAAGCCGTGTGTTGATCATTATATGTGTATGGTGGATCTCTTTGGTCGAGCCGGAAGGTTTAGGGAGATGAAGGATTTTGTGGAGCGAAATTCTTTGTTGGGTCTTGGCATCATATTGCGTTCGTGTTTGTCTTCTTCTTTGGTTCACAAAGATGTTGAGATGGCGAAATGGGTTTCGGAGAAACTTGTGGAACTTGAACAACCTTGTGTGATTTTGTCGAACAATTTCGCCAATAATAATAGATGGGAGGAAGTATCCAAGACGAGGGATCTTATGAAAGAAAGAGGCCTTAATAAACAACTAGCTAGATCATGGGTTGCTACTTGA
- the LOC124944684 gene encoding cyclin-H1-1, with amino-acid sequence MANFLTSTHRAKWLFTPHDLKDKCKVANQRAKLSLEKYGSTKLDVDVDGSWSYPEPQVDVKDNDKHSRPKALKPEEEQLLRAFYEFKIQDVCDAFKFPRKIQATALIYFKRFYLQWSVMEHHPKQIMLTCIYAACKAEENHVSAEELGKGIEQDHQIILNNEMLVYQSLGFDLIVYAPYRALQGFVTDLEEFLHATDEEIQVLKVIMETANMEADKIMLTDAPLLFPPGQLALAVLRRSNEMHGFFSFEGYLESLLSRQSLSDTLSELTNKLNVIDTLVNNIKNLTDADMKHINRKLRSCQERSSHDKSKKRKHRSKEGSSDLH; translated from the exons ATGGCTAATTTTCTCACTTCGACCCACCGAGCCAAGTGGCTATTCACTCCTCACGACCTG AAGGACAAGTGTAAAGTTGCCAACCAAAGAGCTAAACTGTCGCTTGAGAAG TATGGATCGACCAAACTGGATGTAGATGTTGATGGATCATGGTCATATCCTGAACCTCAAGTAGATGTTAAAGATAATg ATAAACATTCTCGTCCAAAAGCATTAAAGCCTGAGGAAGAACAACTTCTGAGGGCATTTTATGAGTTCAAAATCCAAGATGTCTGTGATGCCTTCAAATTTCCTCGTAAAATTCAG GCAACAGCTCTTATATACTTCAAAAGGTTTTATCTGCAATGGTCTGTTATGGAGCATCACCCAAAacaaatcat GTTAACTTGCATATATGCTGCCTGTAAGGCTGAAGAAAACCATGTTTCGGCAGAGGAGCTAGGTAAGGGCATTGAACAAGATCATCAAATAATCCTCAACAATGAGATGCTTGTTTATCAG AGTCTAGGATTTGACCTTATCGTTTATGCACCATATCGGGCACTTCAAGGTTTTGTTACTGATCTGGAG GAGTTTCTCCATGCAACTGATGAGGAGATTCAAGTTCTGAAG GTTATTATGGAAACAGCAAATATGGAAGCAGATAAGATCATGCTCACTGATGCACCACTTCTCTTTCCTCCTGGACAG CTGGCTTTGGCTGTTTTGCGCAGGTCAAATGAGATGCATGGATTTTTTTCCTTTGAGGG ATATCTTGAGAGTCTCTTGTCCCGCCAGTCTCTTTCAGACACTTTATCTGAGTTGACCAATAAATTAAATGTCATAGACACTTTG GTGAATAATATCAAGAATCTTACAGATGCGGACATGAAACACATCAATAGAAAGCTTAGATCATGTCAGGAACGAAGTTCACATGACAA GAGTAAAAAAAGGAAGCACAGATCAAAAGAGGGATCAAGTGATTTGCATTGA
- the LOC124944685 gene encoding uncharacterized protein LOC124944685, with protein MVELISCKFEGSKTMERQNERFSASLINHITWDTNDSGEFLDVDVKLNLSLEIHTLPFTMLPVSAVEGPGNLMMQALLDRLVPLLLRQLLQDYDKWIKQQLH; from the exons ATGGTTGAGTTGATATCATGCAAG TTTGAGGGATCAAAAACTATGGAACGCCAAAATGAAAGATTTTCAG CTTCTTTAATAAATCACATAACATGGGATACAAATGATTCTGGAGAATTTCTGGATGTCGATGTGAAGCTGAATCTTTCTCTTGAG ATCCATACACTGCCATTTACCATGCTTCCAGTTTCAGCTGTTGAGGGACCTGGCAATTT AATGATGCAAGCTCTACTTGATAGGCTTGTGCCTTTACTACTTCGACAACTTCTACAGGATTATGACAAATGGATTAAGCAACAATTACATTAG